The Raphanus sativus cultivar WK10039 chromosome 2, ASM80110v3, whole genome shotgun sequence genome includes a region encoding these proteins:
- the LOC108841848 gene encoding LOW QUALITY PROTEIN: glutamate receptor 2.5-like (The sequence of the model RefSeq protein was modified relative to this genomic sequence to represent the inferred CDS: inserted 1 base in 1 codon) has translation MSFSHNLVSRSLFPLRLLIFLIFLILYGKSQKEALQVKVGVVLNTNVTLVDLSLRAINMSLSEFYKTNKDFKTRIVLHIRDSKQTVVGAAASALYLIKKRGVVAILGPGNSMQAPFIINLGNQSQVPIISFSATSPVLDTLRSPYFIRAAHDDSAQVHSIIAILKSFRWREAVPIYVDNEFGEGILPYLVDAFQENNVRIRYRSAISLHSSNDQIENELLKLMTMPTRVFIVHMLPDLGSRLFSIAKKIGMMENGYVWIVTNGIADLMSLMDESSVEAMHGVLGVKTYFSRSNELTYLKTRWRKRFGGEELNHFECWAYDAATALAMSVEKISDVDMSFNKTKKTMSIDDNETDLDDLATSLSGPKLLEALSTVSFKGVAGRFQLKQGKLEATTFKIINIEESGERTVGFWKSNEGLVKSLSTSQSSSGLRPIIWPGDSIGVPKGWEQPISPKKLRIAVPKKDGFNQFVKVTKDANTNXPTISGFCIDVFNMVISQMPYSVPFEYVPFETPEGKSDGNYDEMVYRVFLGEYDGAVGDTTILANRSAYVDFALPYSETGIVFVVPVKDEREKGEWVFLKPLTKELWLLTAASFLYIGMMVWIFEYHADDDFKTHKMSDKISNVFYFSSSTLFFAHRKPSESFFTRALVVVWCFVLLILTQSYTATLTSMLTVQELRPTVRHMDDLKKSGVNVGYQSGSFTFERLKLMGYEESRLKAYDSPEEMRELFLNKSSDGGIDAAFDEVPYVKLFMAKYCSEYSIIEPTFKADGFGFAFPLGSPLVTDISRQILNITEGETMKAMENKWFFGDRHCLDSTTADTPIQLDHHSFRALFLMVFVVSVILLLLMYGSKRYKERRVEEIELVAQNEVNIEGNVVDGEEADDNEHHVVDVDTALLRRKNLTSTSIPTRRAPPLLRLKSA, from the exons ATGTCTTTCTCCCATAATCTCGTGTCTCGTTCTCTTTTTCCTTTACGTCTTTTAATTTTCCTCATCTTCTTAATTTTATACGGGAAATCGCAAAAGGAAGCTTTACAAGTTAAAGTGGGAGTTGTTCTTAACACTAATGTAACATTAGTAGATTTGAGCTTGCGAGCTATCAACATGTCTCTGTCGGAATTCTATAAGACTAATAAAGACTTCAAGACAAGGATTGTTCTCCACATCCGAGACTCCAAACAAACTGTTGTTGGTGCTGCTGCTTCAG CTTTATACTTGATCAAGAAGAGGGGAGTGGTAGCTATTCTTGGACCAGGGAACTCAATGCAAGCTCCATTTATAATCAACCTCGGAAACCAATCTCAAGTTCCCATAATTTCATTCTCAGCAACAAGTCCTGTTCTTGATACCCTACGTAGTCCATATTTCATCAGAGCGGCACACGACGACTCAGCTCAAGTTCACTCCATCATTGCCATCTTAAAGTCATTTAGATGGAGAGAAGCTGTGCCTATTTATGTAGACAATGAGTTCGGAGAAGGTATTCTTCCTTACTTAGTCGATGCTTTTCAAGAGAATAACGTTCGTATTAGATACCGAAGCGCCATATCGTTGCATTCTTCTAATGATCAAATCGAGAACGAGCTTTTAAAACTAATGACCATGCCCACTAGGGTTTTTATCGTGCACATGTTGCCTGATCTAGGGTCAAGGCTTTTTTCCATAGCGAAAAAGATTGGTATGATGGAGAACGGATATGTATGGATTGTTACAAATGGTATAGCTGATCTCATGAGTTTAATGGATGAATCAAGCGTGGAAGCCATGCATGGTGTCTTGGGCGTCAAAACGTATTTCTCAAGATCAAATGAGCTAACGTATCTCAAAACTCGTTGGCGAAAAAGATTTGGAGGAGAAGAGCTAAACCATTTTGAGTGTTGGGCTTATGATGCTGCCACAGCACTTGCTATGTCGGTTGAGAAAATCAGTGACGTCGACATGAGTTTCAATAAGACCAAAAAAACAATGTCAATAGATGATAATGAGACTGATCTTGATGATCTTGCTACTTCTCTTTCTGGTCCTAAGCTTCTTGAAGCGTTGTCAACAGTCAGTTTCAAAGGTGTTGCTGGGAGATTTCAGCTAAAACAAGGGAAGCTAGAGGCGACAACCTTCAAGATAATCAATATAGAAGAAAGTGGGGAAAGAACGGTTGGATTTTGGAAATCAAATGAAGGATTAGTGAAGAGTCTTAGTACCTCACAGAGCTCAAGTGGCCTTAGACCGATAATATGGCCAGGGGACAGTATTGGTGTGCCTAAAGGTTGGGAACAGCCAATTAGCCCAAAGAAGCTGAGGATAGCAGTTCCAAAGAAGGATGGTTTCAACCAATTTGTGAAGGTAACAAAGGATGCCAACACTA GTCCTACAATTAGTGGGTTTTGCATAGATGTTTTCAACATGGTGATAAGTCAAATGCCATATTCTGTCCCATTTGAGTACGTTCCTTTCGAAACTCCTGAAGGAAAATCAGATGGAAACTATGACGAAATGGTTTATAGAGTGTTTCTTGGG GAGTATGATGGAGCAGTAGGTGATACCACAATCTTAGCTAACCGGTCTGCTTATGTTGATTTTGCATTGCCATACTCAGAGACTGGTATTGTATTTGTGGTACCGGTTAAggatgagagagagaaaggagaaTGGGTGTTCTTAAAGCCTTTAACAAAGGAGCTATGGTTGCTCACTGCTGCTTCTTTTCTATACATTGGGATGATGGTTTGGATTTTTGAGTACCATGCAGATGACGATTTCAAGACACATAAGATGTCTGATAAGATATCTAACGTGTTCTACTTCTCATCTTCTACTCTCTTCTTTGCACATA ggaagccATCAGAGAGTTTTTTCACAAGGGCTCTTGTGGTGGTTTGGTGCTTTGTGTTGTTGATTCTGACACAGAGCTACACAGCAACACTAACATCGATGCTGACGGTTCAAGAGCTTAGACCAACAGTAAGACACATGGACGATCTGAAGAAGAGTGGAGTGAACGTTGGGTATCAATCTGGTTCGTTTACATTCGAAAGACTGAAACTAATGGGCTACGAGGAATCGAGGCTAAAGGCTTATGACTCTCCTGAAGAAATGCGTGAGCTCTTTCTCAACAAGAGCAGTGATGGTGGTATTGATGCTGCCTTTGATGAAGTCCCTTATGTCAAGCTTTTCATGGCTAAATATTGCTCAGAGTATTCCATTATAGAGCCTACCTTTAAGGCTGATGGCTTTGGCTTT GCTTTCCCATTGGGATCTCCGCTGGTGACAGATATTTCAAGACAGATCTTGAACATAACTGAGGGAGAGACCATGAAAGCAATGGAGAACAAGTGGTTTTTCGGAGACAGACATTGTCTTGACTCGACCACAGCGGATACTCCAATCCAGCTCGATCACCACAGCTTTCGAGCTCTGTTTCTGATGGTCTTTGTAGTCTCTGTGATTCTGCTGTTGCTCATGTATGGTAGTAAGCGATACAAAGAGAGACGAGTCGAGGAGATTGAACTTGTAGCTCAAAATGAAGTCAATATAGAAGGTAACGTTGTAGATGGAGAGGAAGCAGATGATAATGAACATCATGTTGTGGACGTAGACACAGCTTTGCTGCGTCGTAAGAATCTGACATCAACGTCTATACCCACAAGGAGGGCTCCACCACTGTTAAGATTAAAATCAGCATAG
- the LOC108822120 gene encoding uncharacterized protein LOC108822120: protein MNSVNIKDVLTSFSPALDYLALTTGDGRIKIWDTVKGQVQTEFADIASSAQETNIYTNGGKGHLSVDYTCMKWLSLERKKKRKLGTSILVLGTGGGDVLALDVASGHLKWRISDCHPGGVNAVSSSAKASCIYSGGADGMVCEIDPNSGNLIRKFKASTKAVSCLSVSPNGKILATASAQLKTFKCSDLKKIQKFTGHPGGVRCVAFTEDGKYILSSAVGERYIAVWKTDGAKKQSASCVLALEHPPVFVDSWGETDEKGLYVLAISEVGVCYFWYGSNVEELGNAKPTKVSLATEDPSLKQHKGSLPIIFAAKLQGVLKPGSANAFIASGLLVKPSFQKMVLQYGNDLVLNASKNGILLPITQSVSKSKKGHSVQKKVTTLDRAHAEDALLPIARVADVLEKKSVQPHSSDKDTDMIDQSLADYEETFSMEDKLRSLGILKGTDEPSNLSYASVINGIDLEAYLPPKKLRSAVLSMEPSTAFKTLEALVAMWQTRGCGGKYLLPWIYSIMVNHRHYIMSQEAKNQQLLTTLHKITKSRGTALQQLLQLSGRLQLVTAQINKAAGNESQTRVHEQESDESEDEEDVEEHIYGENDNESELSSDDGNDEDDTLMEEEI, encoded by the exons ATGAATTCGGTGAACATTAAGGATGTGTTGACTTCTTTCAGTCCTGCTCTAGATTATCTCGCTCTAACAACTGGAGATGGCCGTATCAAG ATTTGGGATACAGTCAAGGGCCAGGTCCAAACAGAGTTTGCTGATATTGCATCTTCGGCACAAGAGACTAACATTTATACCAACGGTGGCAAAGGTCACCTCTCCGTTGATTATACCTGCATGAAGTGGTTGTCTCTCGAGAGAAAG aagaagagaaaactTGGAACTTCCATATTGGTATTAGGAACTGGTGGAGGAGATGTGTTAGCACTTGATGTGGCTTCTGGTCACCTCAAATGGAGAATTAGTGATTGTCATCCCGG TGGTGTGAATGCTGTTTCATCCTCTGCAAAGGCCTCCTGCATATACAGCGGTGGAGCAGATGGGATGGTGTGTGAAATTGATCCTAATAGTGGAAACCTGATCAGGAAGTTCAAAGCTTCAACAAAAGCAGTTTCCTGCTTATCTGTTTCACCAA ATGGAAAAATATTAGCCACTGCATCTGCTCAGTTGAAGACTTTTAAGTGCTCTGATCTCAAGAAAATACAGAAGTTTACTGGTCATCCT GGAGGTGTCCGTTGTGTTGCTTTCACCGAAGATGGAAAATACATCCTTTCATCTGCAGTTGGTGAAAGATATATTGCAGTGTGGAAAACAGACGGTGCCAAGAAGCAGTCAGCTAGCTGTGTCCTTGCCTTGGAGCACCCTCCCGTCTTTGTGGATAGTTGGGGTGAAACTGATGAAAAGGGGCTATACGTTTTAGCAATTTCAGAAGTAGGGGTATGTTATTTTTGGTATGGATCGAATGTTGAGGAGCTAGGCAATGCCAAACCTACAAAAGTCTCGTTAGCAACCGAAGATCCTTCGCTTAAACAACACAAGGGGTCATTGCCCATAATCTTTGCTGCAAAGTTGCAAGGCGTTTTGAAGCCTGGTTCTGCGAATGCGTTTATTGCGTCTGGATTGCTGGTGAAACCATCGTTCCAGAAAATGGTGTTACAGTATGGCAACGACCTGGTGCTGAATGCCTCTAAGAATGGCATCCTTCTCCCCATCACCCAGTCAGTTTCCAAGTCTAAGAAAGGGCACAGCGTGCAGAAAAAAG tTACAACATTAGACCGCGCACATGCGGAGGATGCTTTGCTGCCAATCGCAAGAGTTGCTGATGTACTCGAGAAAAAGAGTGTACAACCTCACTCATCTGATAAGGATACAGACATGATTGACCAAAGTCTAGCGG ATTATGAAGAAACGTTTAGCATGGAGGATAAGCTGAGATCATTAGGGATACTTAAAGGTACAGATGAACCAAGCAATCTTTCCTACGCTTCGGTAATTAATGGAATTGATCTTGAGGCTTATCTACCACCAAAGAAG TTGAGGTCTGCTGTTTTGTCAATGGAACCCTCCACTGCATTCAAGACTTTGGAAGCTCTGGTTGCCATGTGGCAGACAAG AGGATGTGGTGGGAAGTATCTTCTTCCATGGATATACAGCATAATGGTGAATCATCGTCATTACATCATGTCCCAAGAAGCAAAAAACCAACAGCTGCTGACTACATTGCATAAG ATTACCAAGTCCAGAGGAACCGCTCTTCAACAGTTACTACAGTTATCTGGGCGCTTACAGCTTGTTACAGCTCAG ATAAATAAAGCTGCAGGGAATGAGAGTCAAACAAGGGTTCATGAGCAAGAGAGTGATGAAAGTGAAGATGAGGAAGATGTAGAAGAGCATATCTATGGTGAGAATGATAATGAATCAGAATTAAGCAGCGACGATGGAAATGATGAAG ATGATACCTTGATGGAAGAAGAGATATAA
- the LOC108822129 gene encoding transcription factor HY5, which produces MGPTFPYRLSIIVSSINHRKMLSRSTAESLPTFPSHLPLDPRIALKAHFPPRFTHRNRQIHSQSDGCDHTNLLFLPDTISQLKDVSSLLKSRSFHLYLRYFFASFRHTHTLSLSLYLQRRFEMQEQATSSLAASSLPSSSERSSSSNPHLEIKEGLESDEEIRRVPEFAKETSGSGNGQDRAQTTTVGEGQRKRGRTPAEKETKRLKRLLRNRVSAQQARERKKAYLGELENKVKDLENNNSDLQERLSTLQNENQMLRQILKNTTGNKRGGGGSNADASL; this is translated from the exons ATGGGCCCGACTTTCCCTTATAGGCTTTCCATTATTGTTTCATCAATCAATCACCGTAAGATGCTTAGCAGATCAACGGCTGAATCTCTCCCCACGTTCCCATCTCATTTGCCTTTGGATCCTCGTATTGCCCTCAAGGCTCATTTTCCTCCACGATTCACTCACCGTAACCGTCAGATTCACTCCCAATCTGACGGCTGTGATCACACTAATCTACTATTCCTTCCCGACACGATTTCACAACTAAAGGATGTCTCGTCACTTCTCAAGTCCCGCTCTTTTCATCTCTATCTGCGATACTTCTTCGCCAGCTTccgacacacacacacactctctctctctctctatcttcaGAGGAGATTCGAAATGCAAGAGCAAGCGACAAGCTCTTTAGCTGCAAGCTCTCTACCATCAAGCAGCGAGAGATCATCAAGCTCTAATCCACATTTGGAGATCAAAGAAG GACTTGAAAGCGATGAGGAGATACGGCGAGTGCCGGAGTTTGCAAAAGAAACCTCTGGATCAGGGAACGGCCAGGACAGGGCACAGACAACGACGGTCGGAGAAGGTCAAAGGAAGCGAGGGAGGACTCCGGCGGAGAAAGAGACCAAGCGGCTAAAGAG GTTGTTGAGGAATAGAGTATCAGCACAGCAAGCAAGAGAAAGGAAGAAAGCTTACTTGGGTGAGTTGGAGAACAAAGTGAAAGACTTGGAGAACAATAACTCTGACCTTCAAGAGAGACTCTCTACTTTGCAGAACGAGAACCAGATGCTTAGACAG ATTCTGAAGAACACAACAGGAAACAAGAGAGGAGGCGGTGGTTCTAACGCTGATGCAAGCCTTTGA
- the LOC108829488 gene encoding uncharacterized protein LOC108829488: MFHSFVFEAYRKALKSAEKQTPKLKARGFERKVLWFVTKLAFFFHTRDWQWQNNSDSSVLALRNGMNSEIDHVTGLVRRIREVATHLLFVKPLLLVLLLDMYNVKLVTRRTC; this comes from the exons ATGTTTCACTCCTTTGTATTTGAAGCATATAGAAAGGCACTGAAGAGTGCTGAGAAACAGACCCCTAAACTGAAAGCCAGAGGCTTTGAAAGAAAGGTGTTGTGGTTTGTAACGAAGCTTGCGTTCTTTTTTCATACCAGAGACTGGCAGTGGCAAAACAACTCAGATTCCTCAG TACTAGCTCTTAGAAACGGTATGAACTCAGAAATTGATCATGTCACTGGTTTGGTTCGACGTATACGAGAAGTAGCAACCCATCTGCTCTTTGTGAAACC GTTGTTGCTTGTCTTATTGCTTGACATGTATAAC GTGAAGCTTGTGACAAGAAGGACCTGTTGA
- the LOC108839246 gene encoding uncharacterized protein LOC108839246, translating to MTQDLTSLSSGFENYRTLGDEREINVDSLGVGNWCVKKRVESLTKRVISSLVSRIGQIDHRGEELEGGFRDFCRENSEKPTKDESIVRHVGGSYGSCGNREFGLS from the coding sequence ATGACTCAAGATTTAACGAGTTTGAGTTCTGGGTTTGAGAACTACAGAACCCTAGGTGATGAAAGAGAAATAAATGTTGATTCTTTGGGTGTCGGGAATTGGTGTGTCAAGAAACGGGTTGAGTCTTTGACGAAGCGAGTAATATCCAGTTTGGTATCGAGAATTGGGCAAATCGACCACAGAGGGGAAGAACTGGAAGGTGGCTTTAGGGATTTCTGTAGAGAAAATTCAGAGAAGCCAACAAAGGACGAGTCTATTGTGAGACACGTTGGTGGGTCTTACGGTAGTTGTGGAAACAGAGAATTTGGGTTGTCATAG
- the LOC108840783 gene encoding probable indole-3-pyruvate monooxygenase YUCCA4: protein MSSCLEVEHSPIFVNGPIIVGAGPSGLSVAACLSNQGVPSVILERTNCLASLWQKRTYDRLKLHLPKHYCELPLMKFPKKFPRYPSKQQFISYIESYAARFNIKPVFNQTVEKAEFDVVSGIWKVKTQDSVYTSKWLVVATGENAEPVVPDIPGLKNFTGPVIHTSAYKSGSEFSNRMVLVVGCGNSGMEVCLDLCRYNALPHMVVRNPLHVLPRDLFGLSSFGIAMTLLKWLPLKLVDNLLLLLANSSLGNTDRFGLQRPKTGPIELKNATGKTPVLDVGAISFIQSGQIRVTQAVKEITKKGAKFVDGQEMEFESIILATGYKSNVPDWLEEDSFFTKEGMPKTPFPNGWKGYNGLYTVGFTRRGLLGTAFDAVKIAEDITGQWMKSNGPLCGNICSSCIIHLHFNKS from the exons ATGAGCTCTTGTTTGGAAGTTGAGCATAGTCCAATCTTTGTTAACGGTCCGATCATCGTTGGTGCCGGACCGTCCGGTTTATCCGTAGCGGCTTGTTTATCAAATCAAGGCGTGCCATCGGTTATACTAGAGAGAACCAATTGCTTAGCTTCTTTGTGGCAAAAACGTACCTACGACCGTCTTAAGCTCCATCTCCCTAAACACTATTGCGAACTTCCTCTTATGAAATTCCCTAAAAAATTCCCAAGATACCCCTCTAAGCAACAATTCATCTCTTACATTGAGTCTTACGCCGCCCGGTTTAATATCAAACCGGTATTTAACCAAACCGTAGAGAAAGCCGAGTTCGATGTCGTCTCTGGTATATGGAAGGTGAAGACGCAAGATAGTGTGTACACATCCAAGTGGCTCGTGGTGGCAACAGGGGAGAACGCTGAACCGGTGGTACCAGATATCCCGGGGTTGAAGAATTTTACTGGACCGGTTATTCACACTAGTGCATACAAGTCTGGTTCGGAGTTTTCAAACCGGATGGTTTTGGTGGTTGGTTGTGGAAATTCCGGTATGGAGGTGTGCTTGGATCTTTGTAGATACAATGCTCTGCCTCACATGGTTGTTAGAAACCCT CTACATGTATTACCAAGAGACCTTTTTGGTCTATCGAGTTTTGGAATAGCAATGACACTACTGAAATGGTTGCCACTAAAGCTGGTGGACAATTTGCTACTGCTTCTTGCTAATTCTTCGCTGGGAAATACCGACCGGTTTGGCCTCCAACGACCTAAAACCGGACCAATTGAGCTCAAGAATGCCACCGGAAAAACTCCGGTTCTTGATGTAGGCGCCATATCTTTCATACAGTCCGGTCAAATTAGA GTGACACAAGCGGTGAAAGAAATAACGAAGAAGGGAGCAAAGTTTGTTGACGGGCAAGAAATGGAATTCGAGTCGATAATATTAGCGACCGGGTATAAAAGTAATGTACCCGATTGGCTCGAG GAAGATAGTTTTTTCACAAAAGAAGGAATGCCAAAAACACCGTTTCCTAACGGATGGAAAGGATATAATGGACTTTACACGGTGGGTTTCACGAGAAGAGGGCTCTTGGGAACGGCCTTTGACGCTGTTAAGATAGCGGAGGATATAACCGGCCAGTGGATGAAATCTAATGGTCCGTTGTGTGGTAACATTTGTAGTTCTTGTATCATCCACTTACATTTcaataaatcataa